In the genome of Primulina eburnea isolate SZY01 chromosome 13, ASM2296580v1, whole genome shotgun sequence, the window ATTGCCAAGTTTATTTTTTTGCAATTGGGTTTCATTAAACCCGATAAGGTTAGTCAAACAATTTCTTTTCTTGATGCCTGTGGTTTGTTTTCAACTCTGGGATTGTGACTGTGATTCAATTGCTCGTTTCTCATGGGCTTGGCTGCGGAATTGATATACCCTTCTAATGGTGTTAGGGTTTTCGcgagtttttattttttttaggaaTTTGGGGAAATTTGTCCGCTTTGATGGTGGTAAAGGTGGTTGGAACCCACTGAATAGGCCGAGAACTGAGTTGTTGCTCCAGAACCTTGAGGTCTGGCCCGAGTTCAATACATTTGTTTGGTTGAATTGAATAGCTCTCACATTGTTTCTGACCATTGAtaatgcagctgtattttcttAGGGTTTTGGAGAAGGACATACTTTACTGTGTTATCCGTGATTGGAAATTGAAATGGGGCCGATATACTACATATTGATAGCATTACCTTGCACGATTGGGGCGATGGCGTTGGCTATTTACCACATATACAAACATCTGTTGAACTACACGGAGTCCATATATCAAAGATACATTGTCCGGATTATTTTTATGGTTCCTGTGAGTATTTTAATGCTGCGTGTTGGAAAACTTATGTTTTCCCCTGTTCGAATAGTGTGGGCTTGTAATTTGGGATTGGGTTCTCAAATTTCAAGTACCAATTGATCATACCTGAAATATGCCATGGTATTGATATTACCTTGTATTCATGGTGTATGGCTTGGATGGGGTATCAAATCATCCTATTTCTAGCTTCCGCCTTTGTTTACTTTGAGATCAATTTCGAGAAAAAAGGATAGTTCAAGCTACTCGGTTAATGGTGAAAAAGCCTAATAAACACTGAAGATTATTGTCTCATTTAGCTGTTCATAACTTAATATCACTCTATGCAACGTATTGAAAGAAAATTAAGGTAATGATGAATTGTTTCCACAAATAATTCCTTGAAGAAAAGGATGGAAAAAATCTTGGCAGATGGTAACATCAATTTTTTGTGGAAAGTTAGTGAAGTCTTTGATCTATCTAACACCAAGGTTCTAAAATTCGCTAGGTGCTAATTGGACGCTAGACCAATGCCTAGAGCCTAAGCTGCCTAGGCGGGGACTAGTTAGGCGCCATTAAGCGGATTTCACGGTATCAAGAAACTTGTTATGGTTCTTAGAATAAATTTCAGCCCAAACTTTGTTAAAATCCAATTGACACCTGGTTCATTCCTCCCGCTTCTTCTACTTAAGGCGCTTCTTTTGCTTAAGGCTAGTCAGGATACAAGGCAATgcaagaaaaattaaaataaagaaaaaaattacttttaggGCTTTGTTCGATTTTTTTATGAATGCAGAAGTAGGAAAAGAAGACGAGAGTGATGTGTTAGGATAAGCGCAAGCCAACAAATCGCGGTTTTAATTGGGCATTCAAtcccaaaaaattaaaaatagaaatttatatttcttttttatGTCGTGTTTTGGTTTAATgggttttcaaaaaataaaagccCAAAAAAAATTCCAATAAACTCTAAGAGCCGCCTAGACCCACTTAGTCTCACCTAGGTTGTCCGTCTAGCACCTTTTCGGTGCGTAGTGCTAGGTAGTGTTCTAAAACTCGGGCTAGGCGCGAGTTTTTGAACACTGCCTAGCACTGAAATTGGCACGAGGTATTGACAAAAATGCACAGGAATTCTAACTTTTCAATAGAGCAGAGAATGTGATATTAACCTTCTCCAATCATGTGATTTGCCCCCTGTCATAGCTGAGTACTGTACGAATTTGAAAGACTATGAAGTCCAAAACTCTACTTTCTGCTTCATTCGAGGTGTGATTTAgaatttttcagattttgattttATCAACCCTATTAAAGTTTTTCAGCATTTCTTTAAAATGTTATAAAAACACACCTAGTGCGAACTATGCTTAACAACTTTTCCAGGACATGTTTTACTTATATGTGGTACATAACCATTATTTTTGgtataattaatattattttatcttcTCCACTTGCATCGTAAATCGTGACGAAGTGGAGTTTTTACCCCTTGATCATAAGTTTTTAATGCTAAATAGCTTTATAACTCGAAATAGATTGTATATTTTGGCTTAATCTTCATGTAAATTTGGTGCTAATATCTTGTGTGCAACTAGCTTTTCCTCCATGTTTAGTTTATGTTCCGCTTTGCACATTCAATGCAATTGGCCAATGTTTTTGTAGATGAATGCTCCATATTTTGTTTACATTACCAAAATCTGCTTGCCTGTAAAGTGCGCTCTTGCCATCTTGTAATTCTCACAGGTGTATGCATTGATGTCCTTCTTGTCCCTTGTTCTAAACAACAGCTCAATTTACTTCGATTCCATTAGAGAAATGTAAGTATACAAGCGTATTTTTCTTCAACTCTTCATATTCAAAATGTTTATTAAAACTACTCGACGCTGCTACTGTCTTTCAATATATATGAAATTACAGCTATTTTATGCTGCTTTTCTTAGACATTGGTTTGAGAAACTTAATGAAAAAATCAAGTGTCTTCATATAGGCATCTGACAGCGACCTGAGTTTCTAAAACCTAATGTTTATCATTCTTTCATGCTTCATTGCTATCTCTTCTTCCAGTCATCAATTATCATTGTTGGTTGTTATATTTTAGATGACTGGGCTTATTTTTTGCTTCATAATATAATTAGTTTTGATTTCTCATTTATGCAGTTATGAAGCTTGGGTCATTTATAATTTCCTATCCCTGTGCTTAGCGTGGGTAGGAGGTCCAGGAGCTGTTGTGCTGAGCCTGACTGGAAAAATATTGAAGCCAAATTGGTGCTTAATGACATGTTGCTTCCCTCCAATTCCATTGGatgggtatgttttcttttgccTGGATGGTAAAATATGATACAGAAATTGTCTCATATTTTACAATCCATAACTAAATCTTGAGGATCACCTGACAACATCTATCTTCCACATTTTGTTGAAGCTAGGTTCAACTTTCATTTTAAATGCTATTGGAATAAGTGAGATATAACTAACTATTTTGAGTGGGTGATAGAGCCAGGTGCTAATGCTTATGTTGATATTTGATTCTTCCCTCCACTGTTTTGGAGGATCTTTGTGCACatctggaatttgttttgatttAATGTTCAAAGAGGTCTTTAACTGGTTGGTTTGTCGTGGTTCATATATTATGCTGTTCTATATCGTTTGGATTGGGTTATTGGTCGTTCCATGATATTTTCCCACTTGTCCTTGTGTAGGCATCCCGGTCTCTGTTACTCTTTTCTATTGCTCCTTTCAGTTCGAATTTCTCCTCGTGTCTTGTGGTCCTCATTAATTAGAATATAAATGCTGATGTTCAACTTCAAAAGCTTTCACATTATAGGCTGTACTACTTGGTTAATTGCAGTCTTTGAAGCTTAACATGAAATCGATGTTCCTGATGTTCTCAAGAACATTATATATCCCTTCGATTTTTTTCTGAAACATGTTGGACAATTGTGGATAATTTGGCATCTAAAAAATTTGTTAATAAGTCTGTCCGTAACTTTTTATCTGTCTTATTTAAAACCTTCATTGTGCATTTGGAAAAGTATACATACCTGAAGTATGTGATGTTGCACCTTCAGCTTTGGTTAACCCTTGGTTATTGATTTAATGCAGGCGGTTTATACGAAGATGTAAACAAGGTTGTCTGCAGTTTGTGATCCTCAAGCCCATTCTAGTCATAGTTACTTTGATACTTTATGCAAAAGGGAATTATGAAGATGGAAACTTTAACCCGGGGCAATCCTACCTCTACCTCACTATCATCTACACCATTTCGTACTCCGTGGCACTTTATGCCTTGGCTGTGTTTTATGTGGCTTGCAGAGATTTACTTCAGCCATTCAATCCTGTTCCCAAGTTCATCATAATAAAATCGGTTGTTTTTCTTACTTACTGGCAGGTTTGTTCCTAGCAAATATTAAATTGATAGCTCTCTGTGTGTGTGGAATTGCTGGAGTCACGGAAGTCTCATTTTTCTTTCCATTGCCAACTGTTATTCTTAATTTTTCTGTGGGCATCTTGTTATTAGGGTCTATTCAAGTCATCTCCACTTCAATTAGTGTTAAACTTTTGTTTCATGTTTTGCTTAGTGTAATTTTTGTTATTTGATATGAAATGTGCCTTCCACATGTTAACCTTTTTCCAGATGATATATCGGCTACCTTTTGACTTAGAAATACTTTCACGGTTTGTttttgttgctatatgttactaGTATCTTTTAAAAATCCAGCACCTCTTCCATACCTCTCGCAAGGGAGATGTCAATTTGCCCAAGAGGGTGTTGGCTACCGGTATCCGGCTTCTTCTCCTGATACAAATGCTATATCAGCTGTTGAGGATTATCCTCATAGCACATATTTATTAGGGCCAGACTGTGTGTACATCACGTCTGCTGTTTGGCCCACTTCCTCGTCATATTTTGAGGGCTAGACTGCATGCACATAATTTCTCCAGAGCATGGTGAATAAATTCCCTGCGACTCTGCAACTATCCCTATTTCAAATATCCATTGCTATTATGAAATCAGCTTTCATGGTTGCCAAGATTGACGACCGCTTATTATCTGAAAGTTTCAGATTTTTTGTTAGTCATTTATTTTCTGTGTAATGCATTATTAAATGGCACATTGCATTTGTTGCTATTTGGACAGCTGGCCGTTTGTTTTTCGCTGCTGTTTTGGTTCTATCATCGAAAGAAACATACAAAAAGCACGGCTCTTGTTAGGCTTATGTGAAATTTGTGTAGGCCTCATGTTTGATGGTTTTATGCTGAGGATTGCAATTTTCAGTTCTGCCATTTTCTTTTCCAGGGTGTGTTGGTTTTTCTGGCTGCAAAATCTGGACTTATAAACGATACAGAGGAAGCTGCTGAATtccaaaatttcataatttgtGTTGAGATGCTTATTGCAGCCATCGGTCATCTTTATGCTTTTCCATACAAGGAGTATGCGGGTGCAAATATTGGTTCTAATCTCGGTTTTACTGAAAGCCTTGCCCACGCTTTGAAGTTAAATGACTTTTACCATGATACTGTCCACCAGGTGAACTTTTCAGCACAAATCGCACAAATGCTTCTTTGGAATTGAATAAATGTTTCTATAGGTCCTCATTATCTTTATTTATGTATTTGGTAACAGTTCGCACCAACCTATCATGATTATGTCCTATACAACCATAGTGAGGGTGAGGATGGGTCAAGAAAGTATCGGGCTCGTACCTTTGTCCCAACAGGCCCAGAAATGGACGCAGCAAGGAATAGCAAGCAAATGTTCGGGAACAAGTTAGAAGACATACAGTTATCTAGCCTATCATCTTCAGGTAGCACCTCTCCCCAAAGTTCTGATACAGCAATAGATGCTTTGAAATTGGAGGCAGTTAATTCGTCGTTGCGCGTGGACGCATCAAATACTGCCTCTGCTACTTACGACCTTACCCTTGTAGACATTGAAATGTCTAGTTACCCAGCAACAGTACCTGCTGCTAACAATGACACAAGATGACAAGTATGAAGTTGAGAAACCGGATTTTCATGCCATTCTTTTTCGGGGGATGATATATTGTTGTCACACTATTGTTTGAGTTGTTAACACACTAGATGTGTACGTGTGCATGTTCGACAATTCTTTTGGGAATCAAGTATCGGTTAGGAATCATACCGGTCGATGCCATTTGTGTTGTAGATGAAAATA includes:
- the LOC140808800 gene encoding uncharacterized protein: MGPIYYILIALPCTIGAMALAIYHIYKHLLNYTESIYQRYIVRIIFMVPVYALMSFLSLVLNNSSIYFDSIREIYEAWVIYNFLSLCLAWVGGPGAVVLSLTGKILKPNWCLMTCCFPPIPLDGRFIRRCKQGCLQFVILKPILVIVTLILYAKGNYEDGNFNPGQSYLYLTIIYTISYSVALYALAVFYVACRDLLQPFNPVPKFIIIKSVVFLTYWQGVLVFLAAKSGLINDTEEAAEFQNFIICVEMLIAAIGHLYAFPYKEYAGANIGSNLGFTESLAHALKLNDFYHDTVHQFAPTYHDYVLYNHSEGEDGSRKYRARTFVPTGPEMDAARNSKQMFGNKLEDIQLSSLSSSGSTSPQSSDTAIDALKLEAVNSSLRVDASNTASATYDLTLVDIEMSSYPATVPAANNDTR